CTCAGCCGTCATGTTTTCATCCATTGTCCTGCCTGTTCCTGTCTGCTTTCGTCCGGCTCTGTCTTGTGTTAGGGGCAGTGTCAGTGGGTTTCTGCCTCTAAGAGGTGTGTAGGTGTCTGTTTTTTCCTTGTTAGGGGCAGTATCTGTGAGTTTCTGCCTCTAACGGGTGCAGGAGGGGTGCGGGAAGAAAGAAGAAGAGAGGCAAGGTCGTCTGGCGGCTCAAATGCGACGAAATCGGGCAGTGTTGGGTCTGGCGCGGCATACGTGAAATCTCTTGAGTAAGATGAGGCTCAGTAACATTTGTGCAAACGGAGGATGTGGCGGCATGCCTAATATGTTTGGAACCGATGGAGTTCGCGGACTGGCGAACAGGGATTTGACCGCAAGGCTGGCGCTCGACTTGGGCGATGCGGCAGTGCGTGTGCTTGGCGATTCGTCCGGAACCGAGGAGGAGCACAAGGAGGGTCGTCGCCGTGCGTTGATCGGCCGTGATACCCGTGTTTCCGGCGATTTCCTTGCTTCTGCGCTCGCGGCGGGCATGAGCGCGGGCGGGTTCGACGTCATCGATGCAGGCATTATCCCGACTCCCGGCGTGGCCTATCTGACCAGCGAGCTCAACGTCGAAATGGGTGCTGTCATTTCCGCCTCGCACAACCCGATGCCGGACAATGGCATCAAATTCTTCGCCCGCGGCGGCTTCAAGCTTCCGGACAAGAAGGAAGACGAGATCGAAGCGGTGCTTGGCAAGGATTGGGATCGTCCGACCGGTGCCGGCGTAGGCCGCGTAAGCCACGACATCAATACCGCCACCAATATGTATATCGACCATCTGGTTTCGGCCATCGCCCCGATTGCGCCCGACAAGACCCAGCCCAAGCCGCTCAAGGGGCTGAAGATCGTGGCAGATTGCGCCAATGGCGCCACTTCCGTGGTCGCGCCTGAAGCGTTGCGCCGCGCCGGCGCTGAGGTGCTGGTCATCAACGCTTCGCCTGACGGCTACAACATCAACAAGAAGGCCGGTTCCACCCACCCCGAGCAGCTGCAGGCGATGGTCAAGGCCTCCGGCGCCGCGATGGGCGTGGCCTTCGACGGTGACGCGGACCGCTGCCTGGCTGTGGACGAAGACGGCAACATGGTCAACGGCGATCAGGAGATGGGCATCCTCGCGCGTGCCAAGAAGCGCGAAGGCAAGCTTAACCACAATACGCTGGTGGTCACGGTGATGAGCAACCTCGGTCTCAAGCTGGCGCTGAAAGACATGGGTATCTCGACGGTGCAGACCAACGTCGGCGACCGCTACGTGCTCGAGGAAATGCTCAAGGGCGATTATTCCATCGGCGGCGAGCAGTCCGGCCATGTCATTAACCGTGAGTTCGCCACCACCGGCGACGGCACGCTGACCGCGC
The window above is part of the Bifidobacterium sp. ESL0704 genome. Proteins encoded here:
- the glmM gene encoding phosphoglucosamine mutase translates to MPNMFGTDGVRGLANRDLTARLALDLGDAAVRVLGDSSGTEEEHKEGRRRALIGRDTRVSGDFLASALAAGMSAGGFDVIDAGIIPTPGVAYLTSELNVEMGAVISASHNPMPDNGIKFFARGGFKLPDKKEDEIEAVLGKDWDRPTGAGVGRVSHDINTATNMYIDHLVSAIAPIAPDKTQPKPLKGLKIVADCANGATSVVAPEALRRAGAEVLVINASPDGYNINKKAGSTHPEQLQAMVKASGAAMGVAFDGDADRCLAVDEDGNMVNGDQEMGILARAKKREGKLNHNTLVVTVMSNLGLKLALKDMGISTVQTNVGDRYVLEEMLKGDYSIGGEQSGHVINREFATTGDGTLTALTLCNEVVKSGKSLKELAADFPQLPQQLINVPKVDKKAAPTNAKVQDAVAREEKLLGNTGRVLLRPSGTEPLVRVMVEAETQQQADEVCQRLAAVVAQELAI